The DNA segment CTTTCAGCATACATGGTATTTTCCTTAGGATATACTACACCTTCCATATATTATCCCTCCTTAATTTGGTATTTCTTGACCGGATGCAGCCATAATAGCCTTTATGATATTGATATATCCTGTACAACGACAAAGGTTTCCGGAAATGCCTGCCCGTACTTCTTCTGCTGTGGGTTTTGGATTCTCTGCTAACAATGCTGTAGCGGACATAATCATACCTGGGGCACAGTATCCACACTGAATAGCACCATATTCAACAAATTTTTCTTGTACAACAGACAATTGATCCGTGTCTGATACACCTTCAATGGTGGTAACCTTTTTACCATCTGCATCAAGAGCTAATATTAAGCAGGAGTTAACGGGCTTCCCATCTAATAATATAGTACAGGATCCACAATCTCCTAGCTCACAACCTTTTTTAGTTCCGGTAAGATCTAATTCATCCCGTAAGAAATTAACTAACAGAGTATTTGCTTTGACTACCCTTGTATATTCATCTCCATTTACGTTAATGGTAACAAGCTGATGCTGAATTCCTTGGTTATCCATAATAACATTTGACACTTATATCCCTCCCCTTTTAACTATTTTCCTTTTTGGTAATTTGCTCTAATACCCGCTTCGTATAAATACGTACTAAGTCTGTACGATACTCAGCTGACGCCCTGAAGTCAGAAATAGGTTTACATTCCCCACTAGCTATACTCCCTGCTTCCTCTAGTAACTCATTACTGATCTTTTTCCCTATAAGAAATTTTTCAGCTTCTTTGGCACGAACAGGTGTAGGAGATACTGCTCCCAGAGCTATTTTTACGTCTTTAATCATATCTTCCTCTACATTAATGGTTGCCGCGACACCTACAACGGCCAAAGCTCCCGATTTACGAAGGGCAAATTTATAATATCCACTTCCTGTATATTTTTGGTCAGGAATGATTATTTCTGTTATGATTTCATCATTGGCCAAAACCGTTTTGCCAGGACCTATAAAAACTTCTTCTAGTGGCAGTGTACGCTCACCTTGTGTTCCCACAAGGGTAAGACTTGCATTTAGAGTGATAAGAATTGGTGGAATATCTGCGGAGGGAACAGCACTGGCAATATTTCCCGCGACAGTTCCCATATGGCGAATTTGGTTTGCCGCCATGGTTTCAGCAGCTTTTGAAACCGCTGAATACCTCTTCTCTAATAATTTAGAAAAAACTAAATCATTGTGAGTACAAGCGCCACCTATTACCACCCCTTTACCTTCTACATATTCAATTTTTTTCAGATCAGCAATGTTTTTAAGGGATATTAAAACTTCTGGCTCCAATAATCCGTTTTTCATTTTGGGTAAAATATCCGTTCCACCACAATATGCCTTTGCACTATCGCCAAACTTTGATAAAAGCTGGCAAACTTCCATAACACTATCTGGTGAATAATACTTAAAATCCTGTAGATACACTTTTTCTTCCCCCTTTAATAAAATAATTTTTTGCTTGTATCCTTAATTGTTCATTATTTTTTTAAGTTGATTCCATTGGGGCTCAAATATCTCCTTAGGCATTTCTTTTAAATCCTTAGAAATTTTGGGCCGAAATTCCATAATAGATAGAATATCTTTTTCCACGTCAAGACCTGGAGCGATTTCAATAAGTGTCATTTCCCCTCCCTCCAGTGTGAACACAGCACGCTCTGTAACATAGAGTACAGATCTTCCATCTTTGTAAGCTTGTGGCCCACTAAAGGTAATTTGATTAACTTGATTGACAAATTTTTTCACTTTACCCTCTTTTAAGATCTTAATGGTTCCATCTTTCACCTCATATTCTGCTCCACCGGCAGTCATGGTTCCCACAAAAACTACTTTTTTAGCAGCACTAGAAATATTGACAAAACCACCTGGACCAACTACATTAGAACCAAATTTACTTACATTAAGATTTCCTCGTTTATCGGTCTGGGCAAGACCTAGAACACATAAATCCAAGCCACCACCATCATAAAAATCAAACATATAGGGATGATCTACAGTACATTCAGAATTATAAGTAGCAGGAAAATCAAGTCCGCCTGCTGGCATCCCCCCAAAGTTTCCTAACTCAGTGGTCATGGTAAGCATCTCTGTTACACCTTCTTCAGCGGTTACAGCCCCAACACCATCAGGCATACCAAGACCTAAGTTAAGAGTGATCTCCGGTCTTAATTCCATTGCTGCTCTTCGGGCAATTACCTTGCGCTCATCTAAAGGTAGGGGTTCTCTACTTCCCAAAGGCATTTTACTCTCTCCAGAGAGGGCAGGATTGTAGCCGGTTATTTTTGTTTGCATATGATTTTCAGGTTTAGCAACAACGATATAGTCTACCAATACTCCAGGAACCTTTACTTTTTTCGGATGAAGGGTACCTGATTTGGCTAAATATTCTACCTGAGCGATCACTATTCCCCCATTATTTTTTGCAGCTGTTGCCAAAGGAAGGGCTTCTAAAAACAACGCCTCTTTCTCCATAGTCATGTTTCCTTTTTCATCCGCTATTGTTCCACGAATGACAGCTACGTCAATAGGCCAAGTTTTGTAATATAAATACTCTTCTCCTTCAATCTCCATTACTTTTACCAAATCATCCTTGGTTATCTCCGATATTTTGCCTCCCTCTAACCGAGGATCTACATAGGTGCCTAAACCAACTTTTGTGATCACTCCAATTTTTTTGCCTGCCATTTGTCTCCATTGGTGGGTGATCACTCCTTGGGGTAATAAATGACATTCCACTTTATTTTCAGCTACTAATTTACCTAATCTAGGCGCTTCTCCGATGTGACCAGCAATTATCTTTTTAGGAAGACCCTCGTGACCAAAATGATTCATTCCCCTTGTCTTATGATCTCCACATCCACAGCTATGGGTAAGAGTAATTCCCCGCGGATGTCCAGTTTCTAAAAATCTTGCTTCAATGGCCGACGCTACTTCTTCGGCGAAATTGCATAATCCTGCTGTAGTCCAAGCTACTGTTGCCCCATCTTTAATCAACTCTGCCGACTGCTGGGCTGAGATTACTTTTGACATTATCTTATCCCCCTTTAACAATTTGTTTTAACATAGCCTCTATTGATATCCTTTTCTCTTGGCTGGACAATCCCTCTCCACCTAATCATTAACCAAAATTAACTCTAGGGAAATCCATTGTTATGATTAATGACATGGACAAATCCTATCGATGTAATAAAGCTATATCAATAACTCGTGCTTTTCTTCCTCTATCTATAGTCGCGAAATCGTTTTGCCTTTAAATCATATAAAGGTAAAGTTCCTGGTGGCACTATCTTTACATTCATATTGATCATAAAAGTTTCACGCAATGTCTCAGCCACTTTCTGCCCAATGTCCTCCCATTTACTGGGATCTACATCATCCTTTAGTTCCAATTGAACTAATATCTTATCCTTTTCACCATCTTTTAAGGCCATATACTCATATTGGTCAGAACATTCTTTGATGCCACGTATCACATTTTCAATTCCCGTAATGGATACGCATACCCCCTTGATTTTAATGATATCCCCCATTCGTCCTTGATATCCTTTAAATTGACTAAGGGTTCGTCCGCATTTACATACAAGGCCTGTTTCTATACCGTTGACAATATCTCCGGTTTCAAATCGAATCACACAATGGGTTTTTTGAACTAAATCCGTCACCACTAATTTCCCTGGATTTCCTGGCTCTACAGGTTCATTGGTCTCTGGATCTAATATTTCTAGATATACTAAATCCTCGTTAATATGTGATACTCCTTCTTCACACATCCATGTAATATAATTTGTTTCTTGGGTACCAGAAAGATCATATATTTTGCATCCCCATGCTTCTTTTAAACGCAAACCCGTGTTAGGAACGGATGCAGACCCACATTCTCCAGTAGTCAA comes from the Irregularibacter muris genome and includes:
- a CDS encoding acyl CoA:acetate/3-ketoacid CoA transferase, which translates into the protein MSKVISAQQSAELIKDGATVAWTTAGLCNFAEEVASAIEARFLETGHPRGITLTHSCGCGDHKTRGMNHFGHEGLPKKIIAGHIGEAPRLGKLVAENKVECHLLPQGVITHQWRQMAGKKIGVITKVGLGTYVDPRLEGGKISEITKDDLVKVMEIEGEEYLYYKTWPIDVAVIRGTIADEKGNMTMEKEALFLEALPLATAAKNNGGIVIAQVEYLAKSGTLHPKKVKVPGVLVDYIVVAKPENHMQTKITGYNPALSGESKMPLGSREPLPLDERKVIARRAAMELRPEITLNLGLGMPDGVGAVTAEEGVTEMLTMTTELGNFGGMPAGGLDFPATYNSECTVDHPYMFDFYDGGGLDLCVLGLAQTDKRGNLNVSKFGSNVVGPGGFVNISSAAKKVVFVGTMTAGGAEYEVKDGTIKILKEGKVKKFVNQVNQITFSGPQAYKDGRSVLYVTERAVFTLEGGEMTLIEIAPGLDVEKDILSIMEFRPKISKDLKEMPKEIFEPQWNQLKKIMNN
- a CDS encoding FAD binding domain-containing protein, with protein sequence MYLQDFKYYSPDSVMEVCQLLSKFGDSAKAYCGGTDILPKMKNGLLEPEVLISLKNIADLKKIEYVEGKGVVIGGACTHNDLVFSKLLEKRYSAVSKAAETMAANQIRHMGTVAGNIASAVPSADIPPILITLNASLTLVGTQGERTLPLEEVFIGPGKTVLANDEIITEIIIPDQKYTGSGYYKFALRKSGALAVVGVAATINVEEDMIKDVKIALGAVSPTPVRAKEAEKFLIGKKISNELLEEAGSIASGECKPISDFRASAEYRTDLVRIYTKRVLEQITKKENS
- a CDS encoding (2Fe-2S)-binding protein produces the protein MSNVIMDNQGIQHQLVTINVNGDEYTRVVKANTLLVNFLRDELDLTGTKKGCELGDCGSCTILLDGKPVNSCLILALDADGKKVTTIEGVSDTDQLSVVQEKFVEYGAIQCGYCAPGMIMSATALLAENPKPTAEEVRAGISGNLCRCTGYINIIKAIMAASGQEIPN